A window of the Loxodonta africana isolate mLoxAfr1 chromosome 3, mLoxAfr1.hap2, whole genome shotgun sequence genome harbors these coding sequences:
- the LOC104846174 gene encoding uncharacterized protein LOC104846174, producing MSGRHVGHSNTYGRLNHPNNVSFPARTSGWTHCPNLTGTSSLKRTRTPSGSEFSNCSSSTECPTSPGSPRLPLGQICMGRPYNSKCVETSHLANRPKVARRPACLSNPHCLLCTDRPSGPSSPTFLDQLIKGINYLDRSTNSFYTNCPKTALSLPRLAANYLERATNSLHLDQLDHSSQNTYSNPNTIMATPDHSSTNNSTSMVPSTRGASALECMDDATNMGYMHQLSSRTLTPMLLQKPGLKLPELPLFGNGVFSLGRLPKFWEAIRSGWNTPEPISKPSSWW from the coding sequence ATGTCTGGGCGCCATGTGGGGCATTCTAACACTTACGGCCGCCTGAATCATCCCAACAATGTGTCCTTTCCAGCCCGGACTTCAGGTTGGACCCACTGCCCCAATCTCACAGGGACCAGCAGCCTCAAGCGCACCCGCACACCAAGTGGCTCAGAGTTCAGCAACTGTAGCAGTTCCACAGAGTGTCCGACCAGTCCCGGCTCCCCCAGACTCCCACTGGGGCAAATCTGCATGGGCCGGCCATACAACTCCAAGTGTGTGGAGACAAGCCATCTGGCCAACCGCCCCAAGGTGGCCAGAAGGCCAGCCTGCCTTAGCAACCCCCACTGCCTGCTCTGCACAGATCGTCCCTCTGGCCCCTCCAGCCCCACCTTCCTGGACCAGCTCATCAAAGGCATCAACTATCTTGACCGATCCACCAATTCCTTCTATACCAACTGCCCCAAAACAGCTCTGAGCCTGCCGAGGCTTGCAGCCAACTACCTGGAACGAGCCACCAACTCCCTCCACCTGGACCAACTGGACCACTCCTCCCAAAACACTTACTCCAACCCCAACACCATCATGGCCACCCCTGACCACTCCAGCACCAACAACAGCACCTCCATGGTGCCATCGACCAGGGGTGCTAGCGCTTTGGAGTGCATGGATGATGCCACCAACATGGGTTACATGCACCAGCTCAGTAGCCGGACCCTCACTCCCATGCTCCTGCAGAAGCCGGGCCTGAAGTTGCCTGAGCTCCCCTTGTTTGGCAATGGGGTCTTTTCCTTAGGTCGTCTGCCCAAGTTCTGGGAGGCAATTCGCTCGGGTTGGAACACCCCCGAGCCCATCTCCAAACCCTCTAGCTGGTGGTGA